From one Jatrophihabitans sp. genomic stretch:
- a CDS encoding MaoC family dehydratase, protein MRAHQQVGDTTEAQQPIGYRKVGDSRYREVVGFCYEDLAVGIVIEHRPGRTVTEMDNVLMSMLSMNASPLHIDAAFCAQGRWGQPLVSSLVTLSIIGGMAARSTSGRAIANLGWDHIRLTNPVFVGDTLYSESEITGKRLSASRPGEGIVHCRTTGTKSTGEVVLSFERSFLVPTREHDGHPTAGY, encoded by the coding sequence GTGAGGGCCCACCAGCAGGTCGGTGACACGACCGAGGCGCAGCAACCGATCGGGTACCGCAAGGTCGGGGACAGCCGCTACCGGGAGGTGGTCGGTTTCTGCTACGAGGACCTCGCGGTGGGCATCGTCATCGAGCATCGGCCCGGTCGCACCGTGACCGAGATGGACAACGTGCTGATGAGCATGCTGAGCATGAATGCCTCGCCGCTGCATATCGACGCCGCGTTCTGCGCCCAGGGCCGATGGGGCCAGCCGCTGGTCTCAAGCCTGGTGACCCTGAGCATCATCGGCGGCATGGCAGCGCGCAGCACCAGCGGGCGGGCCATCGCCAACCTCGGCTGGGATCACATCCGGCTGACCAACCCGGTGTTCGTCGGTGACACGCTCTATTCGGAAAGCGAAATCACCGGCAAGCGGCTGTCAGCCAGCCGGCCGGGCGAAGGCATCGTGCACTGCCGCACCACCGGGACCAAGTCAACGGGTGAGGTCGTGCTCAGCTTCGAGCGCAGCTTTCTGGTGCCGACCCGGGAGCACGACGGCCATCCCACCGCTGGGTACTGA
- a CDS encoding aminotransferase class I/II-fold pyridoxal phosphate-dependent enzyme: MTETEIRHPVVGPRRYRNGEKMVQGSDPVWQAALDHGLIGIEVDVRSSNSFVVPETGHEFINMCSCDYLGLNSHPAIIEGAIQALREAGTIMLSNSPTRIRHTLDARLEEELGRLFDSPVLLGMSCTALTSGILPLVASGQLAPGGPRVMVFDRFCHFCMSYVKPICADESLVLTCDHNDLDYLEALCRRYPSVAYVGDGAYSMGGSAALAGLLELQDRYGMFLYLDDSHSLSFTGERGEGFVRSQLSMNELTVITASLSKGFGVGGGVAMLGSQHMVDFLSRHGGPVGWSQQMALPLVGASLASAAIHRSPELGELQRKLQSNIECFDGLLPTSFSGNGLPVRRVTVGDSDRAIQLSAELYRRGFYSSAVFFPIVPKGEAGIRIMIRADLSHEMLASLAGHVTELTSAL; the protein is encoded by the coding sequence ATGACCGAGACCGAGATCCGGCACCCAGTCGTGGGACCGCGCCGCTACCGCAACGGCGAGAAGATGGTGCAGGGCTCTGACCCGGTGTGGCAGGCCGCCCTGGACCATGGGCTGATCGGCATCGAGGTCGATGTCCGGTCGAGCAACAGCTTTGTCGTGCCCGAGACCGGCCACGAGTTCATCAACATGTGCTCGTGTGACTATCTCGGCCTCAACTCTCACCCAGCGATCATTGAAGGCGCGATCCAGGCGTTGCGAGAGGCCGGGACGATAATGCTGTCCAATTCGCCTACCCGGATCCGGCACACCCTGGACGCTCGACTCGAGGAGGAGCTGGGCCGGCTGTTCGACAGTCCTGTGCTGTTGGGCATGTCCTGCACCGCGCTCACCTCAGGAATCCTACCGCTGGTGGCCTCCGGTCAACTTGCCCCCGGCGGACCGCGGGTGATGGTTTTTGACCGCTTCTGCCACTTCTGCATGTCCTACGTGAAGCCGATCTGCGCCGATGAGAGCCTGGTGCTCACCTGCGATCACAACGATCTGGACTACCTGGAGGCCCTTTGCAGGCGGTACCCGAGCGTCGCCTACGTAGGCGACGGCGCCTACTCGATGGGTGGCTCGGCGGCCCTGGCCGGGTTGCTGGAATTGCAGGATCGATACGGCATGTTCCTCTACCTCGACGACTCCCATTCGCTGTCGTTCACGGGTGAGCGGGGTGAGGGCTTCGTCCGCTCCCAACTGAGCATGAACGAACTCACGGTGATCACTGCCAGCCTGAGCAAGGGGTTCGGCGTCGGCGGCGGAGTGGCAATGCTGGGCAGCCAGCACATGGTGGATTTTTTGAGCCGGCACGGCGGACCGGTGGGCTGGTCGCAGCAGATGGCGCTACCGCTGGTCGGCGCATCGCTGGCAAGCGCGGCCATTCACCGCTCGCCTGAGTTAGGCGAGTTGCAACGGAAGCTTCAGTCCAATATCGAGTGCTTCGATGGGCTGCTGCCTACCTCGTTCTCGGGTAACGGCCTGCCGGTTCGTCGGGTCACAGTGGGCGATAGCGACCGGGCGATCCAGCTGTCGGCCGAACTCTATCGTCGCGGCTTCTACAGCTCCGCGGTGTTCTTTCCCATCGTCCCGAAAGGCGAGGCCGGGATCCGGATCATGATCCGGGCCGACCTCAGCCACGAAATGCTGGCTTCCTTGGCCGGGCACGTGACCGAACTGACGTCGGCGCTGTGA
- a CDS encoding CoA ester lyase gives MYTRYCRSMLCTPATDLGKYAKCHQSGADICQVDLEDSVPLPQKEEARRKASAFFSARTATSTTAPVRCAVRINAVTELNGLCDLLALRGYPTKPDIVVVPKVESARDIEIVESVLSEDCPRLELMAIIETPRGLENLTAIATSSPRLRALIFGSADYAAALGIGLAWEPLAYARSRLVNAARAANIDAIDSPQFNLTDQLLLGREAERAQSLGFSGKIALHPRQIPVINEVFSPNAAELEHAYRVVTAAHRSGQGITTVGGSMVGRPFYQASQRLLDEFGQLTTAGQQPRPPLNTESSTAEARRGEQR, from the coding sequence ATGTACACCCGTTACTGCCGTTCGATGCTGTGCACCCCGGCGACCGACCTTGGCAAATACGCCAAGTGCCACCAGTCCGGCGCTGACATCTGCCAGGTGGATCTGGAGGATTCCGTTCCACTGCCGCAGAAGGAGGAAGCGCGCCGCAAGGCGTCGGCGTTCTTCTCCGCCCGAACCGCGACCTCGACGACCGCGCCGGTCCGCTGCGCGGTGCGCATCAACGCCGTGACCGAGCTGAACGGATTGTGCGACCTGCTGGCACTGCGTGGCTACCCGACCAAGCCGGACATCGTGGTTGTTCCCAAAGTGGAGTCCGCCCGCGACATCGAGATCGTCGAATCGGTGCTCAGCGAGGACTGCCCACGGCTGGAGCTGATGGCGATCATCGAGACACCGCGCGGACTGGAGAACCTGACCGCGATCGCGACGTCCTCGCCACGGCTGCGGGCCCTGATCTTCGGATCCGCGGACTACGCCGCGGCGCTCGGCATCGGTTTGGCCTGGGAACCGTTGGCCTATGCCCGGTCCAGGCTGGTCAACGCTGCCCGGGCGGCGAACATAGACGCGATCGACTCACCGCAGTTCAACCTGACGGATCAGCTCTTGCTCGGTCGCGAAGCCGAGCGCGCGCAGAGTTTGGGTTTCAGCGGCAAGATCGCGCTGCACCCGCGGCAAATACCTGTGATCAACGAAGTCTTCTCACCGAACGCGGCCGAGCTGGAGCACGCCTATCGCGTCGTCACCGCCGCCCACCGCAGCGGACAGGGCATCACCACAGTCGGTGGCTCAATGGTTGGCCGGCCGTTCTACCAGGCGTCCCAGCGGCTGCTGGACGAGTTCGGTCAGCTCACCACGGCCGGGCAACAACCCCGCCCACCCCTGAACACCGAGTCAAGTACGGCAGAAGCTCGACGAGGAGAGCAACGATGA
- a CDS encoding zinc-binding dehydrogenase, with amino-acid sequence MRAAVMRRVGGPDVLVVEDLPEPLPGVGQSLVDVTLAGVNFDDLERRNGDHQPLSLPAVLGVDVVGRRRRDGRRVAVLLRDGGGYAQVVAAEDRHSIDLPDHVEDDQASGLTEQGCTAYGALMLAGRLRPGEAVAVSAAAGGVGHLAIQLALAYGANPVIGLASTAAKRELVTELGAHRVLDPAHGDLGEQLREASGGRGVDLFIDSVGGAAARSALDGLAPFGRLVSIGWRAGDDRSGDRCGPIQVSTEALTDRSIGCAGFWMRHVVEDRQLLCRIADELFDLSKRGQLVARIDRIVALTEVGQAHVAMAARVTAGKVLVDVNRER; translated from the coding sequence ATGAGGGCCGCGGTAATGCGCAGGGTCGGTGGCCCGGACGTGCTAGTTGTTGAGGATCTGCCCGAACCGCTGCCCGGCGTCGGCCAGAGCCTGGTCGACGTGACGCTCGCGGGCGTCAACTTCGATGACCTCGAGCGGCGAAACGGTGACCACCAGCCGCTGTCGCTACCCGCCGTGCTCGGGGTCGACGTGGTGGGCCGCAGGCGTCGCGACGGGCGCCGGGTGGCCGTGCTGCTGCGCGACGGCGGTGGTTACGCCCAGGTCGTCGCCGCCGAGGACCGGCACTCCATCGACCTTCCCGACCACGTCGAGGACGATCAGGCCAGTGGCCTCACCGAACAGGGCTGCACCGCCTACGGCGCGTTGATGCTGGCGGGGCGGCTGCGTCCCGGAGAAGCGGTCGCGGTTTCCGCCGCTGCCGGTGGCGTCGGCCACCTGGCGATCCAATTGGCTTTGGCTTATGGAGCCAACCCTGTCATCGGTCTGGCGTCCACCGCCGCCAAGCGGGAACTGGTCACCGAACTCGGAGCCCACCGCGTCCTGGACCCGGCTCACGGGGACCTCGGTGAGCAGTTGCGCGAGGCCTCCGGCGGACGAGGGGTGGACCTGTTCATCGACTCCGTCGGCGGAGCGGCGGCCCGTTCGGCCCTCGACGGGCTGGCGCCATTCGGTCGACTGGTGTCCATCGGCTGGCGGGCGGGCGATGACCGGTCCGGTGACCGGTGTGGGCCGATCCAAGTGTCCACTGAAGCGCTGACCGACCGGTCCATCGGTTGCGCGGGGTTCTGGATGCGGCACGTGGTGGAGGACCGGCAACTGCTGTGCCGCATCGCCGACGAATTGTTCGACCTTTCCAAGCGAGGCCAACTGGTGGCCCGGATAGATCGGATCGTGGCGCTGACCGAGGTGGGCCAGGCGCACGTTGCGATGGCCGCCCGGGTCACCGCCGGCAAGGTGCTGGTCGATGTGAACAGGGAGCGCTGA
- a CDS encoding peptide ligase PGM1-related protein → MGELAALTGLERQLGGCAALRSLWFTQSGDVVVLPYPPRDEYLTYVTDLTHTDPGSLTVLVPPPGVLGADLLTPDRTADPGFRKQAQAAVRERGVDRVLAVYKDVPIAQFAVAVGLALPGHAFAAQGGDAIVNSKAAFRALAAGAGVPIAQGLATTRKIEAQAAITELLAAGHSVMVKQEYQSGGFGNEILSPVAGVRLAGAPAAVVLPDSAAVADYLEQRWEGLTVGGSLKLIIEQYLPDCATVYAEYLICDEGPELSGTGEILMEPVAIGEIVPAQALTPASRTFLVESGLRLCRSLHAMGYRGYLSADAVLTPAGDIVFTETNGRISGSTHLHISIGARVLDAAHRGRRVLLQLSGWAVPSFAAAVERLRDADLAFDRETGVGVVLVSDLMPDGTLSYCVVAENLESARALDRRLTGLFDLAAQGSTVDAGDSDMSNR, encoded by the coding sequence GTGGGCGAGCTTGCGGCGTTGACTGGCTTGGAGCGTCAGCTCGGTGGCTGCGCGGCGCTGCGTTCACTCTGGTTCACCCAGTCGGGCGATGTGGTCGTCCTACCGTATCCGCCGCGGGATGAGTATCTGACGTATGTCACTGACCTGACCCACACCGATCCCGGCTCCCTCACGGTGTTGGTGCCACCGCCGGGCGTTCTCGGTGCGGACTTGTTGACTCCGGACCGTACCGCTGATCCCGGTTTCCGAAAGCAGGCACAGGCCGCCGTGCGAGAAAGAGGCGTTGACCGGGTCCTGGCGGTCTACAAGGACGTGCCGATCGCGCAGTTCGCCGTTGCCGTGGGATTGGCCTTGCCCGGTCATGCGTTCGCCGCCCAGGGCGGTGACGCGATCGTCAATAGCAAGGCGGCGTTCAGAGCGCTGGCCGCAGGCGCCGGAGTGCCCATCGCGCAGGGCCTGGCCACTACCCGAAAGATCGAGGCTCAGGCAGCGATCACCGAGTTGCTTGCCGCCGGGCACAGCGTGATGGTCAAGCAGGAATATCAAAGTGGCGGGTTCGGAAATGAGATCCTCAGCCCGGTCGCCGGGGTGCGGCTAGCCGGCGCACCGGCAGCGGTCGTGTTGCCCGACTCCGCTGCTGTGGCTGACTATCTGGAGCAGCGCTGGGAAGGGCTCACAGTCGGCGGCAGTCTCAAACTGATCATCGAGCAGTACCTTCCCGATTGCGCCACGGTCTATGCCGAGTACCTGATCTGCGATGAGGGCCCCGAGCTGTCAGGCACCGGGGAGATCTTGATGGAACCGGTGGCGATCGGTGAGATCGTCCCCGCACAGGCCCTCACGCCGGCCAGCCGGACCTTCCTGGTGGAGTCGGGCCTGCGGTTGTGCCGCTCGCTCCATGCGATGGGCTACCGCGGTTACCTGAGCGCCGACGCCGTGCTGACTCCTGCGGGTGACATCGTATTCACCGAGACCAACGGGCGAATCAGCGGCTCCACCCACCTGCACATCTCGATCGGCGCCCGGGTGCTCGACGCCGCCCACCGCGGCCGGCGGGTGCTGCTGCAGCTCAGCGGTTGGGCAGTGCCGTCCTTCGCCGCCGCGGTCGAGCGGCTCAGGGACGCCGACTTGGCCTTTGACCGCGAGACCGGCGTCGGGGTCGTGCTCGTCAGCGATCTGATGCCCGATGGCACCCTTTCCTATTGCGTGGTCGCCGAGAACCTTGAATCGGCCCGAGCGCTCGACCGCCGGCTCACCGGGTTGTTCGACCTGGCGGCTCAGGGGAGCACGGTCGACGCGGGCGATTCGGATATGAGCAATAGATGA